The proteins below come from a single Zea mays cultivar B73 chromosome 8, Zm-B73-REFERENCE-NAM-5.0, whole genome shotgun sequence genomic window:
- the LOC118473173 gene encoding uncharacterized protein, translated as MSKFFMGCICLDITILQKMESEGAGEHFVEQADGSSHVVWTSAISAYMLSNLASLVAEGIRTSTGFKKVHLNMCAKALNDYFKMKLTEEQVKNHLRTWKRRYAKINRLRKLSAASWNEDNYMITLDHEHYANYVQDHKSDAEFLNKPLENYKEMFTVFGKNMATGKYAKGSSEALGTEDRNSMAETEIDEGDVNVVPSPIDDIGASSSAPRPRKKAKVTSNEEAGLIGAFKDGAERLAMAIEKAGSDDLPPDLLQTLQSIPGFDDTHKAFYFAYLVKNPRLARQFPTLPLTYQISLLARFVSETFP; from the exons ATGTCAAAGTTCTTCATGGGATGTATATGTCTGGACATAACCATATTGCAGAAAATGGAGAGTGAAGGAGCTGGTGAGCACTTTGTAGAACAAGCTGATGGTAGTAGCCATGTTGTGTGGACTTCTGCAATATCCGCTTACATGCTCAGTAACCTAGCAAGCCTTGTGGCTGAAGGGATCAGGACATCAACAGGCTTCAAGAAAGTTCACCTTAACATGTGTGCTAAGGCTCTAAATGACTATTTCAAGATGAAGCTCACTGAAGAACAAGTGAAGAACCATTTGAGGACATGGAAGAGAAGATATGCGAAGATAAACAGACTTAGGAAGTTAAGTGCTGCTTCTTGGAACGAAGATAACTACATGATCACTCTTGATCATGAACATTATGCAAACTATGTGCAG GATCACAAATCTGATGCTGAGTTTTTAAACAAGCCTTTGGAGAACTATAAGGAAATGTTCACTGTCTTTGGAAAAAATATGGCTACAGGAAAGTATGCAAAAGGATCAAGTGAAGCTCTAGGTACTGAAGATAGAAACAGTATGGCTGAAACAGAGATTGATGAGGGAGATGTTAATGTTGTTCCTAGTCCTATAGATGATATTGGGGCTTCATCCTCAGCTCCTAGACCTAGGAAGAAGGCAAAGGTTACTAGTAATGAAGAGGCAGGGCTGATTGGAGCATTCAAAGATGGTGCTGAAAGGCTTGCAATGGCTATTGAGAAGGCTGGTTCAGATGACCTACCACCTGACTTGCTTCAAACATTGCAAAGTATTCCAGGTTTTGATGATACACACAAGGCCTTTTActttgcatatctagtgaaaaatCCTCGATTAGCAAGGCAGTTCCCTACTCTCCCATTGACATATCAGATAAGTTTGCTTGCTCGGTTCGTTAGTGAGACCTTTCCTTAG